A window of Candidatus Scalindua japonica genomic DNA:
TGCCGTTTTTGCAAATCTTAGATGCATAGCGGATTCGATTACATAACCAGAACAGCCTCCTCTTTTGTTAACTTGTAGGGGAAAGACCTGGATTTGTGTGATGGAGGTATCATCGTTTTTATGATCTTCATTATTCCTCCACAGCATTTGCACGTAAGCTTTGGACGCTCTCTGAACCAGGCTGACGACTTATTCGGGTTGATACCGGTAAGGTACTGAAGCAATGCAATCAAGCGTTTGCTATTAGGGTGGAGGAAACCAAAGTTCCGTGTTCGCCTGAAACCTTTGGGTAGAACATGCTGGAGAATCAACCTGAGAAACTGCGGGCCGGGAAGTGTTCTTGTGAGCATTTTTTTGCTCTTACTATCCTGGTAACGAAAGGTCACCTGACCATCTTTGCACGTAATAATATCTTTCTCTTGAATGACCCCTTTGTAGAGATAACGACCAAGATAGACCAGTGCCTTTTCACCGTTGCCGACAAATTTGCAATCGACGACCCATGTTTTGGGATAATTAACTGGAAGCGTAAGAGCCGCTTTGTTCACGGCATCGAGCATTTTTGCTCGAAACACTTTAGCCAGCGCTTTGTGATTGAAAAGGTACCGCGTCTTTCCTTCGCTTTTTTTGAAGCTCCAAAGCTTTTTCTTCTGATTGATGGCCCCGGCTGGCATTACCAGATGGATATGCGGGTGGTAATCGAGAGAGCGAGAGTGGGTGTGCAAAACAGTGATGGCTCCAGCGTTTCCTTGTAATACGCTGTCATTTTGGACAAAGGTTTTTACGGTTTCCCAACAACACTGTATCATTATCGAGTAAAGCAAGCGTTGATGCTGCCATGCTAATGATCGAAGCTCTTTGGGTATAGTAAAGGTGAGCATAAAATAGTCAGCAGGCACTTCTTTTTTCAGTTGACGCTCCAACCACTGCTGACACTCATGACTCTGACAATGAGGACAATTGCGGTTACCGCAGGAGTGCGGTACAAAAACCTGTTTTTCACAGTCATTACATTGGACCAGCATGACGCGGCTTTGCGTAGTGCGACAATCCTTCATGGCTGCCAGGGCTTTGAATTGACTTGGCAGGATCGAACCATGATAAAGAGTGATAAAGTCAGCAATGAAGGTCTCAATTATAGAGGAGAGAGATATCATATAACATTCCCCCATTCTATGGAAAAACCATTCATCAAATCATTAATTAATTGCAAGGCATTACGATTTGTATGAGAGGTCAGGTGGGTATATTTGGCAGTGGTTAAAATACTGTGGTGGCCGAGGATTTTTTGTACTTCAAGCAGATCAACACCCGCCTCAATCAGATGGGTTGCGTAGCTGTGTCGCAGACTGTGTGGTGTAATTTTTTTTTAATTCCACACTCCCGGGCTACCTTACGCAGAGTGGCCTGAACGCCATTTCTATTCAGAGGTGTTTTTGCCAGGTGGGCTGATTTCAAGCCACCATGACGGCCTGGAAATAGAAAGACAGGATTGCGATGAACAAGCCAAAAACGGCGTAAGAGATTCAGGGTTACCTTTGGCAGGGGTACGAAACGGTCTTTATTGCCTTTGCTATCGCGGATATGCACCCGCATTCGCTGAGAATCGACATCGCTAACCTCAAGACGTAGTCCTTCACCCAGGCGGAGACCAAGACTGTAAAGAACAAAGTAGAAGGCCCGGTAACTGAGTTTTCTCGTCACCTGGAAAAGTTGGTGGGCTTCATTAATGGTGACAATATCGGGCAAACGTTGCGTTTTGGGTGGTTTAATAAGATTTACTTGCTCCCAACGCTTATGAAGCACATGAGTGTAGAAAAACTTTAGTCCGTAGAGGTCTAATTTGACTGCGCTCCATGAATGGGTATTGAGGAGATTGGAAAAATAGTCAAGTAGTTGCTGTTCAGATAGATCGTGTATCTGATTGTCAAAATAATCACCGATCCGTCGGATGGCACGTGAATAAGCCTCGATTGTTTTTGGCCGGAGTCCTTTCAAGCGTAGGTGCTTTAGATGCGTTTGGTAATTTTTGTTGAAATCGGATTGAGATAATGTTTTCATAGACCTGTAACCTCCTATTTGTTAATAGATTCACCCTCCCGTTGAGGGTGTGAGGTTACATTATATAATAAATTTCCGATTTTGTTCTCCGCGATAGCGGCTTCGTCCAACAGATTGTTTCAGCAATTAGATGTGTAAAACTTGGCAACGACATTTTGCTATATTTAGTCCAAAAAAGTATCGTGTCGCTAAAATAGGCATTCCCAAGTTCAAGCCACCCAACTGCAACATGTCCATCGGGGGTTGGAACAACATCTACGCCACCAGTTTGCTCCCTCACATACTCGACCAACCTGTCATATCGTTCTTTGATTTGTTTGAGTCCAATGGCCGAGAAAAGGCTTTCAAAGCCAAGAATATCAAAAAGGCAAAGGACTTGTTTATCATCAGACATGTTTATTCTCATTCAGCGACTCACGCTTCACATAAACAACCACCACCTGTGCACAATGCTTGCAAGAGAGGTTTGAAGTGGCAGCCTCAACAAATATTAAACCGCATGTTTATTAGTGGTTGGCTTAGTGCGATTGGGTTCACCCTCATGGTTAAATCGTCCCGGTGCTAAGAGCATTACCATCTCAAGCACCAATTCCATTAATTTAGACCGAGTGTTATGAATGCTATTTTTATCGAAAACAATATCAAAATCCGGAGGCACTTTTTCCCAACTATCCAATTTCTCAAAATTGGGAAATACAGAAGTAACCTTGGAGCTATAGGAGCCAATCCAAGCTTGAAGCGTATGTGTGCCTTCTGAATCTTGGTCGAGTTCAGACAGTAATTGCGACAATGAAGTAACTACTAGCCGATGCTGTATCATTTCCATTATTCCAAGGATACCGTCCTGCTCTGTGTTTCTTCTATCAATTGGAATGGGCTGATGATCTATGCTGTTCAATTGCCTTACAGCAGCAACAAGGTCATGAATTGTAGGTAGCAAAGATTTGGCATACGGGCTGCATATAGAGATTCATTCAAATTTCGGTAGTGCCAACGTAGATTTTCTTTGATGATTTCCCATGCGCCTACATTCAATGAGTTTTTTCTCGGAACACAGATTGAGATCGTTTTATCTTCTCTATTTCTTAATGAATCCCGAACTTCTTCAAAAATATCCACATG
This region includes:
- a CDS encoding IS91 family transposase, which encodes MISLSSIIETFIADFITLYHGSILPSQFKALAAMKDCRTTQSRVMLVQCNDCEKQVFVPHSCGNRNCPHCQSHECQQWLERQLKKEVPADYFMLTFTIPKELRSLAWQHQRLLYSIMIQCCWETVKTFVQNDSVLQGNAGAITVLHTHSRSLDYHPHIHLVMPAGAINQKKKLWSFKKSEGKTRYLFNHKALAKVFRAKMLDAVNKAALTLPVNYPKTWVVDCKFVGNGEKALVYLGRYLYKGVIQEKDIITCKDGQVTFRYQDSKSKKMLTRTLPGPQFLRLILQHVLPKGFRRTRNFGFLHPNSKRLIALLQYLTGINPNKSSAWFRERPKLTCKCCGGIMKIIKTMIPPSHKSRSFPYKLTKEEAVLVM